The following is a genomic window from Verrucosispora sp. WMMD573.
CGACGAGATGGCTCGCCGGGGCACCGTGGTGGACTGCTTCAAGACCGGGCGGCGGCGGATCAACGCCGACCTGATGCTCGCCGTCGTGCAGGCGTTGCACGACGAGACGGGCTACCTCGCGCACTGGCGACAGGCACTGCGGGTGAGTCTCGCCGAGACGACCGCAGCCGCCCAGGTGCGGGTGCTCGACCGGCTGCCCGACGACGCGGGGGCCTTCACTGGTCGTCAGGCGGAACTCGTCCGGCTCAGGGAGTTGGCCGTGCTGACCGCCGAGCCCGACCCGGACGGGGTCGGCGCGGAGGTCTGCGTGCTCGCCGGGATGGCCGGGGTCGGCAAGACCCACCTCGCGGTACACGCCGGCCAGTCACTGGTCGGCGAGGGGCACTTCGATACGACGCTCTTCGTCGACCTGCGGGGCTATCATCCGGATCCCGGGCAGCCACCGGCCGAACCGGGCGCGGTGCTGGACGGATTCCTGCGCCTGCTGGGCATGTCCGGTCACGAGATCCCGTTCGGCATGGCGCAGCGCGCGGCGGCGTTCGGCGAGCGGCTCGCGGGTCGACGGGTGCTGGTCGTGCTCGACAACGCGGCCGGCGCGGAGCAGGTACGCCCCCTCCTGGCGCGCTCGGCCGGCACCCTGACACTGATCACCTCCCGTCGCCGGCTCGCCGACCTGGACGAGGCGGTGCAGCTCGACCTCGACCTGTTCACGCCGGAGGAGGCGGAGAGGCTGCTGGTCCGCTCGAATCCGGGCGTGGCGGTGGGCAGCGACCCGTCGGCGCATCGGCGAGTCGCGTTGCGCTGCGGGTACCTGCCGTTGGCGCTGAGTGTGGTCGTCGGCCAGATGGCCTCGCGGCCCGGGTGGACGGTCACCGACCACGCCGACCTGCTGGACGAGCGTCACCGACACCGCCGACTCGACAGTGGTGTGGAGTTGGCCCTGCACCTGTCGTACCAGCATCTGCCGGACCAGCGGCAGACGCTGTTGCGGCGAATGGCCGTGCATCCCGGCGCGGACCTGGACGAGCACGGTGCCGCCGCCCTGCTGGACAGCGACCCGGCCTCCGCCGCGGCCGACCTGCGTCATCTGGCCGCCGAATATCTGGTCCAGCAGCCCGTCGCCGGGCGGTACGCGTTACACGACCTCGTTCGTGCCTACGCGGGGGAGCGCGGCCGGGAGGAGGACCGACCGGCGGACCGGCGGGCCGCCCTGACCCGCCTGCTCGACCACTACCTGTACAGTGCGGCGGCGGCGATGGAGACGCTGTATCCGGCCGAGCGGCACCGTCGGCCGCCACTGCCCCAGCCACCCCCGGCCGTCCCGGTGCTCGACAAGCCCAGGACCGCGCTGCGCTGGCTGGACGCGGAACGCGCCACCCTCGTGGCGGTGTGTGTGCACGCGGCCCGCAACGGCTGGCCGCAGCACGCCGTGTGGCTCGCCGGCACCCTCTACGTCTATCTCGACAACGGCGGTTACCCGGCCGATGCGATCACCGTGCACACCGAGGCCGAGCATGCGGCGCGGCTGCTCGGCGACACCGTCGCCGAGGCCACCGCGCTGACCAATCTGGGGGTGGTGTGCTGGCAGTTGGGCCGCTACCCGGAGGGCGTCGGGCATCTGGAGCGCGCGCTGCCGCTGTTCCGCGCGGCCGGTGACGGTCGCGGTGAGGCCCGGGTGTTGGGCAACCTCGGTGTCGTGCACAGCGCCGCCGGGTACTGGGAGCGCGCCGGTGGCTACCACGAGTTGGCGCTCGACCGCTTCGTCCAGATCGGCGACCGGGTCGGCGAGGCAAACACCCTTACCAACCTTGGCGCCGTCCACGAACGGTTGGGCCGCCCCGGTGCCGCGGTCGACCAGAACAGCCGTGCCCTGGCGATCTTTCGTGAGCTGCGGCATCTCGGCGGCGAGGCGACCGCGCTGAACAACCTCGGTGACGCATACGTCGCGCTGGGCAGGTTCGCGGAGGCCGTCGAGTGTTACGAACCGGCCCTCGCCCTTTTCCGCGACATCGGGGAGCGTTACGGCGAGGCTTGTGTGCTCAACGGGCTCGGGCGGGCGCTGACCGGCCAGGGCGCACGCGACGAGGCGGTCGCACGGCACGTCGAGGCGCTGACCCTGGCAACGGAGATCGACAGACCCGAGGAACAGGCCCGCGCCCGTAGCGCGCTCACCCGGCTGGGCGTGCCGGCCGAGGGGTAGACCGAAGGGGCTTTCGTATAGGTGGGCGAAAGTTCGGTCTGCGGTTCGGAAACTATCGACGTTGCTCGGGGTAAGGGCTACGCTCCCAGGCAACAGCCGTCGATGCGAGGGGTGACATGTCCCGCCGAACCGGAAGGCCCTCCTACCTGGTTGCCTCGCCCGCGGGGCAGCACCGGAAGAGGACGTGGATCGTCGCCACCGCCGCGGCTGCGGTCCTGGTGGCGGCCCCGGCCGGCGGGCTGGTCGGGCATGCTGTCGGTCGACCGGACCCGACGGAGGCGAGCGTGGCGAAGATGCGCCAGGCCGACGCCGAGCGGGACGCGCAGCAGATCGTCGAGCTCACCGAGATGGCTCGCCGGACGGGTGAGGAACTCGCGCCGATCATTCGCGCCGTCCGCCAGGACGCCGAGGCGGGGCGCACGCCCGAGCAGGCCAAGGTCGACCAGTGGCAGCAGACCGTAGGGCGGCTGGTCGCCCAGTTCGCCGACCCGCCGTCGGGCATGACCGCCACCAACGTCGCCCGTGGCGGTCTGCGTAGCGCCGTCGACCAGGTGGCCGTCGCGGTCGACGCGGTTGCTCTCGCGCTGGCCGGTCCGGCCAGTGGGCGTGCCGAGCGGATGCAGTTGGCCGCGCGGCAGGCCACCCTCGCCGTCACCACGTGGTCCGTGGCCGCGACCCAGCTCGACCAGGTCAACATTGACGCCGGGCAGGGCCACCAGCATGTGCATCTCGACGTCGGCGAGGTGGAGGGCGCGCTCGGTCCGGACGGCTCGGCCGAGGGCGCCGGCGGCTGATCGCATTCAGCCGCTCTCCGGTTGCTGATCGCGGTCCACCACGACCGCCGGAACCGCTGTGGTCGACGCCGATCAATCATCGTCGGCGGCGGGACGAAACCGACCGATGATCGAGTCGGCAAGGTCGACACTTGCGAATCGGTATCGCATCCGATGCATAATGGGCGACGGGCTGCGTGCGTCGGGCAACGACCACAGTGATCTGCCGACTTCAATGGAGGCACCTCCATGGCATTGATTCCGGCGGCTGGTGCAGGTTGTAGTGAGCCGTCGACCCCGCCGCCACGAGTTGAGTCCCCGGGAACGGTCAATTCCGAGGTCGAGTGGGACGGCTTCGACCCGGGCGCCTACGTCCAGCACAACTACTCGGTCCTGCGCGATGATGATCGCGAAATTCTCTGTCGGATAAGAGACTTTTTCGCGGGTGCGAAGATTTCCGGCGCACACTGTGTCGACGTCGGCTCGGGCGCAAACCTCTACCCGACACTGTCGCTTCTGCCATTCGCGCGCAGCGTCGAACTCTGCGAATATTCCACCGCGAATGTGCGTTGGTTGCGTGATCAGATCGGCGGCTATGACGAGTGCTGGGACGCGTACTGGCGGGTGTGTGCGGAGCACACTGCTTACGCGGCGTTGACCGACCCCCGCAGCCACCTGGCCCGGGTGGGTCGGGTGTCGCAGCTGAGCGTCTTCGACCTGCCCAGACGGGTCTGGGGTGCGGGCACCATGTTCTTCGTCGCCTGCTCGATCTCGGCTGACCGGGCCGAGGCGGAGCGCGCGATCGGCCGGTTCCTGGGGGCGTTGCTTCCAGGCTCGCCGTTCGCTGCGGCATTCATGCTGGGCTCGAACGGCTACCGCGTCGGACAGCACTGGTTTCCGGCCGTGCAACTGCACCGCGCCGAAGTGGTGGCGAGCATCGCGGCCGGAGCGTACGACGTGGACATGCACGAGGTGCGTCCCACGCCGTCGCTGCGCGACGGCTATCTGGGCATGCTGCTGGTCACCGGACGTAGCCGCGGCTGACCTCACACATTGCCGCCCTCGCGCCCTCTCACCTGGACACTTGGCCGGTCTGATTTCTCCGAGACATCGGTACGCACGGCCGTTCAGGTCACGCTCCGGCAGGGATACGATGATGGGTGCACGTCATCGTGGATCATCGTGGGTCAGGCAACCTCAGCAGCTCCGTTTCGACGACTACAGCAGACGGTGGTGGACCATGCGGATGCAGCCGCGCCAGGAGATTCTCGACATCTGGCGGGCCACGGTGCGTAGCTGTCTACGCAACGGCGAATGGGACTGGGGCGGTCGGAGCGGGTCCAATTCCATCAGTGACGCGGAGCAACTGCTGACCCTGCTGCTGCCGGCGACCAAGATCCCGGTGCTGTCGCTTGACGATCCGGACCGGATCGACGAGGAGGTCATCGAGGCGTTCGGCGCGATGGGCGGCGCCATTGAGATTCCCCGCCGACTGGTCAAGATCATGACCGAGTACTTCGTCCGCTACACCGACGACAGCGGCGCGCCGACCTTTGGTGGTGGCAGCTACCTCACCCCGGTCGAAGGTGGTCCGGACCTCACCGACGAGCAGCGCTCGATGGACGTGGTCGACTCGTTCGCGGTGTCGGTCACGCTCACCCTGGCGACCATCGGTTTCGTCAAGATCTACCGCCCCTCCACTCAGCGGGCCGACCTGCGGGCCCAGTTGAGCAAGCTGGAGGAGATGGCGAGCATCCGGCTGACCGCGGCCATGGTCGGGCTGCTACGCAGCTTCAGCACGTCGGTCTTCGCCGCGACGGACGAGTTCGGCATCCGGCTCTGTGACATGGTCAACCAGGACGAGGTGCCGCGCCGTGAGGTGGTGACCGCGTTACGGGCACAGTTGCGGGACACCATGGCGAGTCTGCGCAACGTGGTGGTCGGTTCCGGTCAGGTCACCGAGGACCTGGACAACAGCGAGATGCTCTTCGAGTGCGGCTGGTCGTGGGGGACGATCGCCGGCGCCGAGGAGGTGACGACGACCGAACCGATCGGCCCGCAACGCGAGGGCTCGGCCGAGAACGCTCCCTACCTGTACTTCACCGTCATCGCGGTGGACGCCATCGACGACCTCAACTCCGAACGGACCCGTCTGCTCGGTCTACTCAACGAGGAACAGCAGCGACTGTTCCGGATCCTGCAACTGCGCTGGGAGTTGACCCGCAGGTACTGGGCGACGGTGGCCACCTTCGGCAACCGACGACGGTGGCCGATCGAGGACATTCCCTGGCGTACCACCGACGGCGACCGGACCGACTACTACACCCTGCAGGCCACGTCGCTGGCGGTGAAGGGGCTGGTCGCCAGCGGTCGCGGCGGTGACGAGGAGTTCGGGCGGATCGGCAACGTGCTGGTGGAGCTGGCGCAGCGGGGTCGGATCACCCGGCGCGCCTCGCCGAAAGAGGCAGCGCTGGTCGTGCACGCCCCGGGCAAGCAGGTGACGCTGAACGACGCCACCTCGAAACCAATCATGACGTGGAACGTCAACGAGTTCTCCACGGTGCTGCTCCAGCGGGCCACCACCGTCGCCGGGCTGTTGAACAATGCCCGACACCGTAGCGAGCTGCTCGAACTCGCGGACGAGGTGTGGGAGCACCTCCTGTTGCGGCGCATTCCCGACGGTCGGCACCGAGGGCTGTGGGATCATGCCGGTGGCGCGTTCCCCGGGTTGGCTCCGCTGCCCGAGGCGCCCTCCTGGTACCTGACCGAGCGGGTCGTGCAGGCCCTGGTCAACGCCGGTCAGCTGCTCTGGGAGCGGCCGTTCCCCCGCGCCGTCAACCTTGCCGCCTATTCCCAGGATCTGATCGACGAGGCCGAGTACGTGTTCGACCGCGAGCTGATGAGCGGCACGTTCGTCGGCGAGGCCATGCAGCGCAGCATGCGCAGCATTCGGGCGACGCTGCGCCGCGCTCAGTCGCTTGTGGACGATCAGCCGGGCACGGCCGCCGCGTTGGCCAGCACCCTGCTGCTACAGCTGAACGACATCACCACCGGCCAACAGAAGGCCAGCGAGGGGATCTGAATGCTGGTCTTTGTCACGTCACACAAGGGTGGCACCGGGCGCTCGGTGACCGCGGCCAACATCGCCTACCGCAGCGCGCTCTCCGGCCGCTCCACCTGCTACCTGGACTACGACTTCGGTTCGCCGACGGCCGGCATCACGTTCCAGATCCCCCAGGCCACCAACGGCATCGAGGGAGCCGGCCCGAACGGCGGCGGCCTGCACCGCTACCTCCGCGGCGAGATCCCGTCCCCGGAGCAGTTGGACGTGTGGAGCACCTCGGAGCGGGTCAGCCTGCGCCAACGACCGCCCCGCTCCAGCTCGCTGGTGCTGCTGCCCGGGCAGCGCAACGGCAGCGAGTTCGGCTTCACCGCCGACATCGGTCGGCGCTGCGCCGAGCTCTTCCTTCGACTGGAGGAGGAGTTCGATCTGACCCTCGTGGATCTCAGCGCCGGTCGCTCGTACGCCAGCCAGATCGCGCTGGCGGCCACCGCCAACCGGACCTTGCGCAAGGTGACGGTGCGGTGGCTGGTCTTCCACCGCTGGACACCGCAGCACGTCACGGCGGCGGCGGATCTCGCCTTCGAGGCCGGCGGGATCCTGGCGATGGGCAAGGAGTACGGCCACGAGCCGGACCGGCTACGGGAGTCACTGCGGTTCGTGCGGACCGCGGTGATCGACTCACGCGGGCCGGAGGTCGGCCATCTCGACCTGGCCCAGCAGGCGTTCCTGCGCCAATGCCACGCGGAACTGAAAGAACAGGCCAGCAAGCGGGGCCTCGGCCAGACCACACTGCTCGGCGCGGTGCCGTTGGACCCACTCCTGCAATGGCGTGAGCAGCTGATCTCCGACAGTGACGTGCAAGCCAAGATCGCCAACGCCGCGACCGTGGACGCCTTCGTGGAGCTGACCAAGAATCTCTTCGACGATACCGCATGGGAGACCGTGTGATGAGCGTGGACGTCAGGTTTCAGGAGGCAGCCGCGGTACGCCGGACGGAGAGCGTGCCGTACTCGCACTTGTCCGTCGAGTTGGGGCACGTCTACGCCGAGGATTTCGGCGACGGATGCCGCGACCTGCGGCGCAAGTTCGCCCGGATCGCGGACTGGGCGCAGGCGATCCCGGCGCTGGCCCGCCGAGGGCTGCGCCCCCATCGGCAACCCAGGATCAGCACGTGTTTCCTCGTCGACGACTACTTCCACCGGTTCGCCACCCCGCGCGAGGTGATCCCGCAGGTGCAGCAAGCCGCGGCGGAGCACGGGCTGGTGCTCGACTATGTGGCCCGCGAGTCCAGCTTCGCCCGTTACGACGATGTCGAACTGGCCCGGCTGGTGGTGGACACCCTGGTCGTGGAGCCACCACGCAACACCACGGGCAGCCGACCACCGCTGAGCGAGTCGGGCTGGCTGTCCAACGGCAAGCGTTCGCCGGGGCACGCCGACGCGCCCGCGATGACGCTGCCGATGCCGTGGTCCCCACCGTTGCAGTCCGGCGACGCGCCGCACTCCATCTTCGTCGACATCGAACTGTGGTCCGACGAGCCGGACCGTCGGGTGTGGGCCTGTGCGCTGCTCGCCTCGGTGTGGCAGATGACCCGGCTGGGTGTGCTGCGGCACCGGGGGCAGACGATCACCCAGCCGTACCGCCTCTCCGCCGACGAGCCGCTGCCGACCGACTGGGACCGCCTCCCCGCTATCGTCCAGTTGAACCCGGACGCCACGCCGTTCTGCGGCTACCGCACGGTGACGATGATGGACACCCGGTACCTGCCGGTCGAGTTGGCCGTGCGGACCATCCTCGGGCAGGTGGCGGTGCCACCCCCGGTCGCGCGGCAGGTCGCCAAGCGGGCCGGCAGCGAGGGCCTGGAACTGCCCGACGAACTGGTCGACCGGCTGAGCTACGTGTTCATCGGGGACTGATCAGCCGCGTGGTGCCTGCGCACCACGATTGCGCCTGCGGTCCGACGGGCCCCGGCCGGCGGTCGCGGTCGAGAGCGGTTCGGTGAGCGTGCCGGGCCCACACGGCTGGCCGACCGCCCGGGCGGCCAGGTCGCGCAGGATGGCCATGTTGCCGACGGTGATCTGATCCCGGATCCAGTTCACTGAGGACTGCCACTGCCGGCTGAACCCTGGCACCTGCTCCAGCCGGTCCCAGATCGGCCGCAGCCGTGGGTCGACCCGGGCACCGGGCAGCCACAGATGCAACAGGTGCTCCAGCACCGGCCGCAGCCGTTCGATGTGCTCCTGCGTCGAGCCGGCACGGGTCACCGCGGCCTCCACCAGGGCGGACAGCATGGTGAGCAGCCAGTCGTGCAGGGCGAGATCCTCGCAGAGGCCGGCGACCGCCGCCGGCACGTCCTGCGGGCTCACCGTGAGTCGTACGGTGCGCAGCGTCGGTGAGTCCACCGCGACGTCCGCCGTGGCGTTCTCGCCCGGCTGCTGATGCACCTGGGCGGTCCACCGCAACCGGGTGCGGGCCGCACGCAGTGGCGGACGTCGGTCCAGCAGGTCGGACATCTGCACACTGTCGAGCACCCGGCCGGTGATCGCGTCCAGGTTCAGCACGTCGGCGGCGTTGCCGTGTAGAAACCCACCCGTCAGGTCGTCGGCGTCCAGCTTGCCGACCGTCTCCAGCACCCCGGAGTTGGCCAGGTAGTGCGACCACGGCCGGCGACGCTCCCCGGCGACGACCTGGATGATGGACGACGCCTGCACGATTCGACCGCCGGTGATGACGGCCCGGGTCACCACCGCGCCCACCCCCCGCAGCTGGCGGTTCTTCGCGCTCGGCAGCCAGCAGTCCACCCCGGTACGGACGTCGGGGGAGACCGCGTACAGCGACGGACGCCGGGAGGTCAGCACCGCCTCGCCCTCCACCAGGCTGAGTACCTCGGCGCTCTGCTCCTGCGCCAGCGCCGTGCTGTGCTGTAGCAGGCTGGTGTGCACCTCGCCCACCGTGAGCATGGTTCCTCCGCATCGGCACCACGGGGGACACCGGCGGGCATGGACCTGCGGCCGGTGACCGGATCGAATCCGTCCCGCGGCCATCATAGGCCCATCCGTGGCGGGAAGGCCGATATGTGACCGGTGGTGCGGCCGTCACGGGCCGGATGGATGTGACGACGACTGATATTTTGAAGAATGCGGTCGCCAGCCACCCCTGGAGTTTGCCGTCGATGAAGGTCTACATTTCGGCCACCCAAAAGGACCTGCTGGAATACCGTGCGGCCGTACACGCGGTGGCACGTCGCCTGGAGATCGAGGACGTCGCCATGGAGGCGTACGGGGCCGACGTCCGCCCACCCCTGGAACGCTGCCTGACCGACGTACGCAGATGCGATCTATACGTCGGGCTCTTCGCCTGGCGCTACGGTTACCGGCCGCCGGGCCAGGAATCCTCCATCACGGAGCTCGAATACCGGGAGGCACTCGCCGGCGGCAAGCCGTGCCTGATCTTTCTGCTCGCCGAGGACACGCCCTGGCCGGTCGACATGATCGACCGCAACGGCGACTGGCAGCAGATCGTGGCGTTGCGCAACGAGTTGAAGGAACGCCATCTGTGCGCGTTCTTCTCCAGCGTGGACGATCTGTCGGCGAAGGTCACCGTGGCGCTGGCCGATGTGCGCAGCGGCCGGTCACCGGCGCGTGAGCCCGGCGACCCCGACACCGACCTGCCGGAGGCGGTCCGCAGCCAGTACCACAAGCAACTCCGACTGCGGTACCAGGCGGTGCCGCTGGACGCCGTCGCGCCCCGGCCCACCATCGGCTACCTCACCGTCGGCCTGTCCAACGTGTTCGTCGAGCCTCGGGTGCATGAGGATGCCCGACCGGAGATGCCGCTGGCCTGGTGGCGTTGGGCGGGCTCCGGGCCGGACGGCGATGCCGGCGCGCTGCCCGGGGTGGTCGACCCGAGGGACGTGGAACGGCTCTGGGAGGAGTACGCGGCCAAGGACGCGTCGGCGCTGTTCGACGTGGTCTGCGATCCGGCCCGGCGGGCCATCGTGCTGCTCGGCGACCCCGGCTCCGGGAAGTCGGCGGCGGCACGTTACCTCGCCCTCGCGCTGGCCGGGTCTGTGAGGAGCCTCGGCTGGCGGCGCTGGACCGGTACCTCCCCGTCCTGATCGAGCTGCGATCGTATGCGGCGCATCGCGGGGACGGCCGGTGCGACGGGCTGTTGGACTACGTCGGCCACCGGCACCAGCAGGGGCTGGCCGGC
Proteins encoded in this region:
- a CDS encoding tetratricopeptide repeat protein; this translates as MKAAVSNGPPDPGTAHSLDELIGCLRALKLWAGDPSYETITRRVNERWRADGRPVDEMARRGTVVDCFKTGRRRINADLMLAVVQALHDETGYLAHWRQALRVSLAETTAAAQVRVLDRLPDDAGAFTGRQAELVRLRELAVLTAEPDPDGVGAEVCVLAGMAGVGKTHLAVHAGQSLVGEGHFDTTLFVDLRGYHPDPGQPPAEPGAVLDGFLRLLGMSGHEIPFGMAQRAAAFGERLAGRRVLVVLDNAAGAEQVRPLLARSAGTLTLITSRRRLADLDEAVQLDLDLFTPEEAERLLVRSNPGVAVGSDPSAHRRVALRCGYLPLALSVVVGQMASRPGWTVTDHADLLDERHRHRRLDSGVELALHLSYQHLPDQRQTLLRRMAVHPGADLDEHGAAALLDSDPASAAADLRHLAAEYLVQQPVAGRYALHDLVRAYAGERGREEDRPADRRAALTRLLDHYLYSAAAAMETLYPAERHRRPPLPQPPPAVPVLDKPRTALRWLDAERATLVAVCVHAARNGWPQHAVWLAGTLYVYLDNGGYPADAITVHTEAEHAARLLGDTVAEATALTNLGVVCWQLGRYPEGVGHLERALPLFRAAGDGRGEARVLGNLGVVHSAAGYWERAGGYHELALDRFVQIGDRVGEANTLTNLGAVHERLGRPGAAVDQNSRALAIFRELRHLGGEATALNNLGDAYVALGRFAEAVECYEPALALFRDIGERYGEACVLNGLGRALTGQGARDEAVARHVEALTLATEIDRPEEQARARSALTRLGVPAEG
- a CDS encoding SCO2525 family SAM-dependent methyltransferase translates to MALIPAAGAGCSEPSTPPPRVESPGTVNSEVEWDGFDPGAYVQHNYSVLRDDDREILCRIRDFFAGAKISGAHCVDVGSGANLYPTLSLLPFARSVELCEYSTANVRWLRDQIGGYDECWDAYWRVCAEHTAYAALTDPRSHLARVGRVSQLSVFDLPRRVWGAGTMFFVACSISADRAEAERAIGRFLGALLPGSPFAAAFMLGSNGYRVGQHWFPAVQLHRAEVVASIAAGAYDVDMHEVRPTPSLRDGYLGMLLVTGRSRG
- a CDS encoding SCO2524 family protein — its product is MRMQPRQEILDIWRATVRSCLRNGEWDWGGRSGSNSISDAEQLLTLLLPATKIPVLSLDDPDRIDEEVIEAFGAMGGAIEIPRRLVKIMTEYFVRYTDDSGAPTFGGGSYLTPVEGGPDLTDEQRSMDVVDSFAVSVTLTLATIGFVKIYRPSTQRADLRAQLSKLEEMASIRLTAAMVGLLRSFSTSVFAATDEFGIRLCDMVNQDEVPRREVVTALRAQLRDTMASLRNVVVGSGQVTEDLDNSEMLFECGWSWGTIAGAEEVTTTEPIGPQREGSAENAPYLYFTVIAVDAIDDLNSERTRLLGLLNEEQQRLFRILQLRWELTRRYWATVATFGNRRRWPIEDIPWRTTDGDRTDYYTLQATSLAVKGLVASGRGGDEEFGRIGNVLVELAQRGRITRRASPKEAALVVHAPGKQVTLNDATSKPIMTWNVNEFSTVLLQRATTVAGLLNNARHRSELLELADEVWEHLLLRRIPDGRHRGLWDHAGGAFPGLAPLPEAPSWYLTERVVQALVNAGQLLWERPFPRAVNLAAYSQDLIDEAEYVFDRELMSGTFVGEAMQRSMRSIRATLRRAQSLVDDQPGTAAALASTLLLQLNDITTGQQKASEGI
- a CDS encoding SCO2523 family variant P-loop protein, which codes for MLVFVTSHKGGTGRSVTAANIAYRSALSGRSTCYLDYDFGSPTAGITFQIPQATNGIEGAGPNGGGLHRYLRGEIPSPEQLDVWSTSERVSLRQRPPRSSSLVLLPGQRNGSEFGFTADIGRRCAELFLRLEEEFDLTLVDLSAGRSYASQIALAATANRTLRKVTVRWLVFHRWTPQHVTAAADLAFEAGGILAMGKEYGHEPDRLRESLRFVRTAVIDSRGPEVGHLDLAQQAFLRQCHAELKEQASKRGLGQTTLLGAVPLDPLLQWREQLISDSDVQAKIANAATVDAFVELTKNLFDDTAWETV
- a CDS encoding SCO2522 family protein; amino-acid sequence: MSVDVRFQEAAAVRRTESVPYSHLSVELGHVYAEDFGDGCRDLRRKFARIADWAQAIPALARRGLRPHRQPRISTCFLVDDYFHRFATPREVIPQVQQAAAEHGLVLDYVARESSFARYDDVELARLVVDTLVVEPPRNTTGSRPPLSESGWLSNGKRSPGHADAPAMTLPMPWSPPLQSGDAPHSIFVDIELWSDEPDRRVWACALLASVWQMTRLGVLRHRGQTITQPYRLSADEPLPTDWDRLPAIVQLNPDATPFCGYRTVTMMDTRYLPVELAVRTILGQVAVPPPVARQVAKRAGSEGLELPDELVDRLSYVFIGD
- a CDS encoding SCO2521 family protein, producing the protein MLTVGEVHTSLLQHSTALAQEQSAEVLSLVEGEAVLTSRRPSLYAVSPDVRTGVDCWLPSAKNRQLRGVGAVVTRAVITGGRIVQASSIIQVVAGERRRPWSHYLANSGVLETVGKLDADDLTGGFLHGNAADVLNLDAITGRVLDSVQMSDLLDRRPPLRAARTRLRWTAQVHQQPGENATADVAVDSPTLRTVRLTVSPQDVPAAVAGLCEDLALHDWLLTMLSALVEAAVTRAGSTQEHIERLRPVLEHLLHLWLPGARVDPRLRPIWDRLEQVPGFSRQWQSSVNWIRDQITVGNMAILRDLAARAVGQPCGPGTLTEPLSTATAGRGPSDRRRNRGAQAPRG
- a CDS encoding DUF4062 domain-containing protein: MKVYISATQKDLLEYRAAVHAVARRLEIEDVAMEAYGADVRPPLERCLTDVRRCDLYVGLFAWRYGYRPPGQESSITELEYREALAGGKPCLIFLLAEDTPWPVDMIDRNGDWQQIVALRNELKERHLCAFFSSVDDLSAKVTVALADVRSGRSPAREPGDPDTDLPEAVRSQYHKQLRLRYQAVPLDAVAPRPTIGYLTVGLSNVFVEPRVHEDARPEMPLAWWRWAGSGPDGDAGALPGVVDPRDVERLWEEYAAKDASALFDVVCDPARRAIVLLGDPGSGKSAAARYLALALAGSVRSLGWRRWTGTSPS